The proteins below come from a single Streptomyces sp. M92 genomic window:
- a CDS encoding sugar phosphate isomerase/epimerase family protein: MAEPRDVVRIPDAKVALSTASVYPESTATAFEIAARLGYDGVEVMVWTDPVSQDIDALRRLSDYHHMPILAVHAPCLLITQRVWSTDPWTKLQRARSAAERLGASAVVVHPPFRWQRQYARDFVDGIWRMADETDVRFAVENMYPWRYRDREMQAYAPDWDVTKDDYRHFTIDLSHAATSRTDALAMVDRMGDRLGHVHLADGKGSAKDEHLVPGRGSMPCAEVLESLAHTGFDGHVVIEVNTRRAMSSAEREADLAEALAFTRLHLASAAKARGR, translated from the coding sequence GTGGCAGAACCAAGGGACGTAGTCCGCATCCCGGATGCGAAGGTCGCCCTGTCGACCGCCTCCGTCTACCCGGAGTCGACGGCGACGGCCTTCGAGATCGCCGCGCGCCTCGGCTACGACGGCGTCGAGGTCATGGTCTGGACGGACCCCGTCAGCCAGGACATCGACGCCCTGCGCAGACTCAGCGACTACCACCACATGCCGATCCTGGCCGTGCACGCCCCGTGCCTGCTCATCACGCAGCGCGTCTGGTCCACCGACCCCTGGACCAAGCTCCAGCGCGCCCGGTCCGCCGCCGAGCGGCTCGGCGCGTCCGCCGTCGTCGTCCACCCGCCGTTCCGGTGGCAGCGCCAGTACGCCCGGGACTTCGTCGACGGCATCTGGCGGATGGCGGACGAGACGGACGTGCGGTTCGCCGTCGAGAACATGTACCCCTGGCGCTACCGCGACCGCGAGATGCAGGCGTACGCCCCCGACTGGGACGTGACCAAGGACGACTACCGCCACTTCACGATCGACCTGAGCCACGCGGCCACCTCCCGCACCGACGCCCTCGCCATGGTCGACCGCATGGGCGACCGCCTCGGCCACGTCCATCTCGCCGACGGCAAGGGCTCCGCCAAGGACGAGCACCTGGTCCCCGGCCGCGGCAGCATGCCCTGCGCCGAGGTGCTGGAGAGCCTCGCGCACACCGGCTTCGACGGCCATGTCGTCATCGAGGTCAACACCCGTCGCGCGATGTCCAGCGCCGAACGTGAGGCCGATCTCGCCGAGGCACTGGCCTTCACGCGCCTGCACCTGGCGTCGGCGGCGAAGGCGCGGGGGCGGTGA
- a CDS encoding Ppx/GppA phosphatase family protein — protein sequence MRLGVLDVGSNTVHLLVVDAHPGARPLPAHSHKADLRLAQLLDEDGAIGPDGVERLIAVVHDALRAAEDKGVEDLLPFATSAVREATNADDVLARVRTETGVELAVLSGEEEARLTFLAVRRWFGWSAGKLLVLDIGGGSLEIAYGIDEEPDTAVSLPLGAGRLTAARLPGDPPHPDDVRALRRHVRTEIARTVGEFSRFGAPDHVVATSKTFRQLARIAGAARSAEGLYVQRELKHASLEAWVPRLAAMTAAERAELPGVSEGRANQLLAGALVAEAAMDLFHVESLEICPWALREGVILRRLDHMGQG from the coding sequence ATGAGACTCGGTGTCCTCGACGTGGGTTCGAACACGGTGCATCTGCTGGTGGTGGACGCCCACCCCGGTGCCCGCCCGCTGCCCGCGCACTCCCACAAGGCCGACCTGCGCCTGGCCCAGCTCCTCGACGAGGACGGCGCCATCGGCCCCGACGGCGTCGAACGCCTGATCGCCGTCGTCCACGACGCCCTCCGCGCCGCCGAGGACAAGGGCGTCGAGGACCTGCTGCCCTTCGCCACCTCCGCCGTGCGCGAGGCGACCAACGCCGACGACGTCCTCGCGCGCGTGCGCACCGAGACCGGCGTCGAGCTGGCGGTCCTCAGCGGCGAGGAGGAGGCCCGGCTCACCTTCCTCGCCGTCCGCCGCTGGTTCGGCTGGTCCGCGGGCAAGCTGCTGGTCCTCGACATCGGCGGCGGCTCCCTGGAGATCGCCTACGGCATCGACGAGGAGCCCGACACCGCCGTGTCGCTGCCGCTCGGCGCGGGCCGGCTGACCGCCGCCCGCCTGCCCGGCGACCCGCCCCACCCGGACGACGTCAGGGCGCTGCGCCGCCACGTCCGTACGGAGATCGCGCGGACGGTCGGCGAGTTCAGCCGCTTCGGCGCCCCGGACCACGTGGTCGCCACCTCCAAGACCTTCCGGCAGCTGGCCCGCATCGCGGGCGCCGCCCGTTCCGCCGAGGGCCTGTACGTCCAGCGTGAGCTGAAGCACGCCTCACTGGAGGCGTGGGTGCCCCGCCTCGCCGCCATGACCGCCGCCGAGCGCGCCGAGCTCCCCGGCGTCTCCGAGGGCCGCGCGAACCAGCTGCTGGCCGGTGCCCTGGTCGCGGAGGCCGCGATGGACCTCTTCCACGTGGAGAGCCTGGAGATCTGCCCGTGGGCCCTCAGGGAGGGCGTGATCCTGCGCCGCCTGGACCACATGGGCCAGGGATGA